TGCGCGACTTGATATCGGGACCCTGCAGGGTGGCGAACTGGCCACAGCCCGGGCATTCGAAGTCGGCGAACTCCGCGATGGTGATGGGTGCATCGGGATTGCCACGCAGATAGCCCTGGGCCTCGGGCAGCGGCGCGCCGGGCGCGGCCTCGATGGACACCGGCTTCTTGGTCATGCTGGTCCAGATGCCGGCGCCGCCGGCAATCAGGATGATGCCGATGACGGCGAGGAATCCGGTGTTCGACTTCTTCTTGGGCGAAACCTTGGCCACGCGTGCTCCTGGTGCAGACCGGCCGGGCCGGTGCTTCGGTGGGGAGATGCACTGCGAGCCTCGCCATGCGAGCCCCGCAGCGCCAGACAGGCTGCGTGGAAACTAGGCAACGCGCAGCCCTTGGCGCTATCCTGACGCCATGCTCCGGCGGCCTGCTTCCTGTCACGCATGTACACCGATCACCTCTACGTTCCGCTGACCGGCGCGGCCCCCGGGCAGTCGCTGCATGTGGAGCGCACGGGCTACGGCGGCGCGCCCGTGGTGCTGCTGCATGGCTTCGGCACCAGCACCTTTCTCTGGCGCCAGGTCGCGCCCCGTCTCGCCGAGCAGGGAGCGACGGTGCTGGCCATGGATCTGCTGGGCTTTGGGGAGTCGGTCTCGCCCGGTGAGCGCGGCACCAGTCCCGCGGATCAGGCAGCCCACGTGGAACTGGCGCTGCTGGCGCTGCGGGCGGCACCCGGCATGGTGGTGGGGGTGGGGCTGGGCGCGCTGGTGGCCCTGCTGCTGGCGCTGCGCGCACCCGACCGCGTGCAGCGCCTGCTGCTCGTGGATCCGCTGGACCCGGACGATCTGCCGGGACCGGCCGTTCGCCAGCTGCAGCGCAGCACCGTGACCGCGGCGCTGTCGTCCCACAGTCTTTTTGGCGCGAGACCGCTGCTCGAGCCGTTTCTGGCGCGTGCCATGCCCGAAGGCCAGGCGTTGACCGATCTGGTCCTGGCGCGGCATCTGGCGCCCTTTGTGGGGCCCGACGGTGCCGGGCGCCTGCTGCAACTGGCCAGCGGCATCACGCTGGACGAAACGTCACGCGTGGCGCTCGAGGGCCTGCGCACCGAGGTCCTGCTCTGGTGCAGCGCGCGGCCCGGAGGCGCGTCGGAGGATCGCGCTGCCGCCGGCCGCCGTCACTCGGGTGACGCGGAAGACGGCTCACCGGTTGAGAGGATAGCGCGCTGGCGGGCGCTGCTGCCGGGCTGCCGTCTGGTTCCCGTGGTGGCCGGCACGCCCGCCGGTGAGCTGGTTCCCGAGCTGGCGCCTGCGGCATTGGCGTCAGCGATTGAGGCCTGGATGCCGTAGAAGAGGTGTCGGCCCATCCGACGATGTGGCAAACGGCGTTCCGCCCCTAGG
The window above is part of the Gemmatimonas sp. UBA7669 genome. Proteins encoded here:
- a CDS encoding alpha/beta fold hydrolase; the encoded protein is MYTDHLYVPLTGAAPGQSLHVERTGYGGAPVVLLHGFGTSTFLWRQVAPRLAEQGATVLAMDLLGFGESVSPGERGTSPADQAAHVELALLALRAAPGMVVGVGLGALVALLLALRAPDRVQRLLLVDPLDPDDLPGPAVRQLQRSTVTAALSSHSLFGARPLLEPFLARAMPEGQALTDLVLARHLAPFVGPDGAGRLLQLASGITLDETSRVALEGLRTEVLLWCSARPGGASEDRAAAGRRHSGDAEDGSPVERIARWRALLPGCRLVPVVAGTPAGELVPELAPAALASAIEAWMP